ACCAAAGTGACTTTTGCCCTGCCCGGTACATTGTAAGCAATACCTTCTGTTTTCTTTTTACTTTCCTCTGTGCCGGACGTATCGGGTGTTTTGAGATCGGTTATGCTGATGTAATATGGCTCACCGGCAAAATCATTGTTGGCTACTATGCCCAGTTTCTTGGAGAAGCGGAAAGCAATTTCGTCTTTCATTTCCTTCGGGGTGATACGGATGGTAAATGTGCCGGACTCTGATTTTACTGTGCCTGAGAACATTTCAGTCATGGCAAGTTCTTGCAAGTTCAGATTGTCAAGCATGAGTTTGAGTTGTGTGCCATCTTTGGGCATGTTGTCCGCTTCGCCACGCAGCAAGGCATTCTTGCTTTCGCGGATATTATAGATTTCTTTGGCGACCAGTTCAGCCATTTTTGCACTTGAATTGGACATAAGAATTTCTTCTGTCAGAAAACTGCGTGGATCAATGCTGTTTTCAGGGCTTCCGATGGTCTTCACGGCTTTGTCGGGCTTTTGTCCGCTGAGGGGCATGTTGATGGAGCGTACAATTCCGTCTTCGGTAAGTTCCATAAGCGGAGCTACGGTTTTATCTTTCAGTTTGACGAAATATACATTGTCCTTGTCCGGTATGCCTGCTATGCGGGGTTGTATCTTGTCCAAAGTCCAATATGCTTCCGGTTCGGCTGATACGTTACCGAGGCGCAGATAGCGGTCGGCGTATTTGCAGAATTCTCCGGGGGTATATGTGTGTTTGGTGATTTGCAATACAATTTCTATTTCTGTTTTGGGCAACAAGTAAGTTACTCCGTACTCTTTGCCACGCATTACCCCTGTCGTGACTTCTGTCTGCGCATGGACACCGGTGGCGATCAGTAAGGCAGAGATCCATAACAATTTCTTTTTCATATCGTTGAGTCTGTTTATATTACATGAATTTAGATAACAAAGTTAACTAAGTTCTCTTGTTCCCGGGTTGTCGTTTACGAAAGATTAACTAATAGGTACTTTCATAGACAGCCATTTATTGTACAAACTGTATGCAGACAGGTTTGTCAACTGTGATATTCCGATGGGTATCTTTCAACAATCCTGTTGTTGCGTTGCGTTCATATATTTGGATGGTATTGCTGTCACGGCATGCGGCAAGCAGGTATTTGCCGTTCGGGGTAATATTGAAGTGGCGCGGATGGATACCTGTCGGCTGGTAGCCTGCTTTGGCCAGAGTGCCATTATCCGGACTGACGGCAAAGATGGCGATACCGTCTTCCCGGAGACGATTGCTGGCATAGAGGTACTTTCCATCCGGGCTAAGATGGATATCGGCACTGCCACGGGCAGCTATGGTGTCGGCGGTAATAGTCTGTATCTGTTCCAGTTTGCCATTGTCATAGCTGAAAGCGATGACTTTTCCTGATAATTCGGTAATAAGGTAAGCATACTTTCCGTTGGGACTGAATGTCAAGTGGCGCGGTCCGGAACCTGGAGCAATGTCTGTGGTTTCGGCTGAAAGATGGGGGATGATATCTTTAGGATGCAAGACGAAACGCAAAATGCGGTCGGCACTAAAGTCTGTGGCAAATATGTACTTTCCGTCCGGTGAGAAAACGGTGCAGTGGATATGGGCTGTAATCTGCCGTATGGTGTCGGTTCCGGTGGCACTGCCTATAAACAGAGTATCCACAGGTCCTAAAGTACCGTCCTTGCGAAGAGGGAAGACAGACATGCTTCCGCCACTATAATTGGCGGTTAGTGCTTCTTTCCCGTTGGTGGCCACATAGCAGGGGTCGGCGCCGAGGGTAGGTTCGGTATTCAGCAGGCGCAGGATACCTGTTGATTTATCAAATGCGAAGGAACTGAGGGCGGCCGTGCTGTCATTCATTTCGCTGACAGCATATACAAATTTCCCGTCTTCGGATGGGATGAGGTATGAGGGATTGGGTAATTCCATAGTACTGAGAGGAATGGCTGTACCCGTCTCCTGATTAAAGCGGAAGGTATAGATTCCCTTGCTTGTTCCGTTGGTATAAGTACCCACCAGCATGGCGAGTTCATCCGAGGTTTTGTTTACTGCCTTTCGGGGTGTGCAGGCGGCTACGCTTAGGCCAAGCATACAATAGAGAAGTGCTTTCATTATGCTATATACTATAAGTTTTCATTATAAACTGGAGGAAAACTACGCAGTTCAGTGCAAAAGTAATGGAAATTTGCAGATTAAAAAAGATTAGGCGCAGATTACATGGAGAATAGGAGAGATTTTGAACCTGATTTGTGAGACTCCGTATAATCTTCGCCTGAAAGAGTTGAGTGATCGGGGGACGTATCATTCTGTCAGTTTCACTTCTGCTATTCCTACATGGTCGTCATTCAAGACAATGCGCAGATCACTGGCAGTAGTGCCTTTGAAAGAATAGGAAATCATTTTTCCGTATTCGCTGACAACACCTGAATATACGGTCAGGAACTGTCCTCCGCCACCTGAAAGTTGGATATCGAAATCGGCAGGTAGATTGTTGTCGCGCATGAAAGCGATGGAAACCTTGTTTGTTTGGATTCCGTTGCCCAAAGCAAAGGTGATGTAATCACCTTTGTTGCCTTGCCATGCCGTGTCGATTCTTCCATCGGTCGCATTGCACGCATTTTCCCGATTGGCGCTGGCACTCACACGTTCGGCTGGTTTACTGGTTTCAATTGCCTTGGCTCGCATTTGGTAGTCCTCTACGGTCAATAGCCCGTTCAGGCGGATGTCTTCGGAAGAAGCGGCCGCCATGATGGTGAAGTCTCCCGGTTCTACCACCCACTGCATGTTGGCATCAAGGAGTTCCAGATGTTTGCGGCCAAGGGTGAAGACTACTTCTTTAGTTTCTCCCGGTTCAAGGTGGACACGTTCAAATCCTGCCAGATTTTTCTCATACGTGATGACACTGCTTACCACATCTCTGATATAGAGCTGTACTACTTCATCTCCTGCACGTTTTCCGGTATTGGTCACTTTCAGACGTACCGTTGCTTCTTCGTTGGGAGTAATGACTTTGGGAGTGATTTCAAGGTCGGAATACTCGAAGGTCGTGTAGCTCAATCCGTAACCAAAGGGGTAGAGTGCGCCATTGATGCGCGACATATTGCCTTCCGGTCCGGGATTTTTGCCACCGTCAATTTGTGAGGCAGGCTTATAGGGGAAGTTGAACGGGATCTGCCCGACGGTTTTCGGGAAAGTCACGGTCAGTTTGCCCCCCGGATTATAGTCCCCAAACAGAACGTCGGCAAGGGCTATGCCGCCTTTTGCTCCCGGATACCATGCTTCGAGAATGGCGGGGACATACTTGTCCGCCCAATTCACGGATAACGGACGTCCGTTGATGAGTACCAATATTACGGGCTTTCCCGTAGCTTGTATGGCCTGGAGCAGTTGTAATTGGCGGCCAGGTAGATCCAGACTGCTACGTGACTTATTTTCACCGCATGTTCGTTGGCCACCCCCCAATACGACTACTGCCACATCTGATTGGCGGGCATTTTCCGCGGCTTTGTTTATTTCAGCCTGTTCGTCGGCGGTTAGAGGATGATTTATGATCTCACTTTCGGGCCAGTTGGCATCCACCAGGTCGCAACCTTTGGTGTAGAGCACTTCGGCTTTGCCGCTTACTTTGTCCTGAATCCCTTTCAGCACAGTGATGACTTCTACGGCAAGGGGGCCATAATGAGTGAGTGCGTAATTCTTTTCATCGGCATTGGGGCCGCATACGGCAATCCTTTTTACCGTACTGAGATCCAGAGGCAGCATGTTATTCTCGTTTTTTAGCAGAACGATGGACTCGCGGGACGCCTGTAGGGCAATGCTTCCGTTTTCTTCTTTTTCTACTTCTCTGTCGGCTCCGGCAAGGTCGGATTGGTAAGGAGTGTCAAATAATCCGGTAAGGAATTTTACGCGGAGAATGTCACGCACACGATCATTGATGATTTCTTCACTCAGTCCTCCCTCTTTTACCAATTCGCGGAGGGGGAGCACGAAAGAATCCGGAGAACGGAAAGTGCAGCGTATGTTCAGCCCGGCTTCTACACTTTGGCGTATTGCCTCTTTCATGTCTTTGGCAGTACCGTGCTTGGTGTAGAGGTATTCTACGGCGTCACTGTCCGATACCACATAGCCACGGAAACCTATTTCGCCGCGCAGGCGGGTA
Above is a window of Bacteroides helcogenes P 36-108 DNA encoding:
- a CDS encoding DUF4831 family protein; protein product: MKKKLLWISALLIATGVHAQTEVTTGVMRGKEYGVTYLLPKTEIEIVLQITKHTYTPGEFCKYADRYLRLGNVSAEPEAYWTLDKIQPRIAGIPDKDNVYFVKLKDKTVAPLMELTEDGIVRSINMPLSGQKPDKAVKTIGSPENSIDPRSFLTEEILMSNSSAKMAELVAKEIYNIRESKNALLRGEADNMPKDGTQLKLMLDNLNLQELAMTEMFSGTVKSESGTFTIRITPKEMKDEIAFRFSKKLGIVANNDFAGEPYYISITDLKTPDTSGTEESKKKTEGIAYNVPGRAKVTLVQKNKKLFEEEFPITQFGIIEYLAPVLFNKNSTIKVLFDTATGGLIKVDRE
- a CDS encoding glycoside hydrolase family 3 N-terminal domain-containing protein, coding for MRKLIVAVLLLGNGALLSAQKTMKIPAIYKPVKSEMYRKGWIDFNKNGIMDIYEDPTAAIDARIEDLLKQMSLEEKTCQMVTLYGYKRVLKDDLPTPEWKQMLWKDGIGAIDEHLNGFRQWGLPPSDNENVWPASRHAWALNEVQRFFVEETRLGIPVDFTNEGIRGVESYKATNFPTQLGLGHTWNRELIHKIGFITGREARMLGYTNVYAPILDVGRDQRWGRYEEVYGESPYLVAELGIEMVRGMQYNHQVAATGKHFAAYSNNKGAREGMSRVDPQISPREVENIHIYPFRRVIREAGLLGVMSSYNDYDGIPIQGSHYWLTTRLRGEIGFRGYVVSDSDAVEYLYTKHGTAKDMKEAIRQSVEAGLNIRCTFRSPDSFVLPLRELVKEGGLSEEIINDRVRDILRVKFLTGLFDTPYQSDLAGADREVEKEENGSIALQASRESIVLLKNENNMLPLDLSTVKRIAVCGPNADEKNYALTHYGPLAVEVITVLKGIQDKVSGKAEVLYTKGCDLVDANWPESEIINHPLTADEQAEINKAAENARQSDVAVVVLGGGQRTCGENKSRSSLDLPGRQLQLLQAIQATGKPVILVLINGRPLSVNWADKYVPAILEAWYPGAKGGIALADVLFGDYNPGGKLTVTFPKTVGQIPFNFPYKPASQIDGGKNPGPEGNMSRINGALYPFGYGLSYTTFEYSDLEITPKVITPNEEATVRLKVTNTGKRAGDEVVQLYIRDVVSSVITYEKNLAGFERVHLEPGETKEVVFTLGRKHLELLDANMQWVVEPGDFTIMAAASSEDIRLNGLLTVEDYQMRAKAIETSKPAERVSASANRENACNATDGRIDTAWQGNKGDYITFALGNGIQTNKVSIAFMRDNNLPADFDIQLSGGGGQFLTVYSGVVSEYGKMISYSFKGTTASDLRIVLNDDHVGIAEVKLTE
- a CDS encoding lactonase family protein; its protein translation is MKALLYCMLGLSVAACTPRKAVNKTSDELAMLVGTYTNGTSKGIYTFRFNQETGTAIPLSTMELPNPSYLIPSEDGKFVYAVSEMNDSTAALSSFAFDKSTGILRLLNTEPTLGADPCYVATNGKEALTANYSGGSMSVFPLRKDGTLGPVDTLFIGSATGTDTIRQITAHIHCTVFSPDGKYIFATDFSADRILRFVLHPKDIIPHLSAETTDIAPGSGPRHLTFSPNGKYAYLITELSGKVIAFSYDNGKLEQIQTITADTIAARGSADIHLSPDGKYLYASNRLREDGIAIFAVSPDNGTLAKAGYQPTGIHPRHFNITPNGKYLLAACRDSNTIQIYERNATTGLLKDTHRNITVDKPVCIQFVQ